One window from the genome of Asterias rubens chromosome 11, eAstRub1.3, whole genome shotgun sequence encodes:
- the LOC117296818 gene encoding TIP41-like protein has protein sequence MSGVAASLRSPKTETFNFGPWTITSVKGHILKSDQLERYHQELELPQLPEMVFGDNVLKIENSQGFGIEFNAFDSMKQVDAHNDPIKVAAAQKWQEARSDCEFINKVVKPFDWTYTTDYKGTLLGNLQVSQSEQKIDMEKLKVREKIHFYEEMTLFEDELADNGSASLIVKMRVMQSCFFVLLRFFLRVDDVLVRINDTRIFHEAGESYILREFSTREKGIPELTVVPSLYSNPTELAEHLDITVQQYERIDFPVNNAQT, from the exons ATGTCCGGGGTTGCTGCATCATTGCGATCTCCTAAAACAGAGACTTTTAATTTTGGTCCATGGACGATCACATCAGTTAAGGGGCACATTCTGAAGTCTGATCAGCTTGAGag GTACCATCAGGAGCTGGAACTGCCCCAACTACCAGAGATGGTGTTTGGGGACAATGTGCTAAAGATTGAGAATTCTCAGGGGTTTGGTATCGAGTTCAATGCATTTGACTCCATGAAACAAGTTGATGCTCACAATGACCCCATCAAGGTTGCTGCAGCACAGAAGTGGCAAGAGGCAAG GAGTGATTGTGAATTCATCAACAAAGTTGTGAAGCCCTTTGATTGGACGTATACAACAGACTACAAGGGAACTCTACTTGGAAACCTTCAG GTTTCACAATCGGAGCAAAAGATAGACATGGAGAAGCTGAAGGTACGGGAAAAGATCCATTTTTATGAGGAGATGACGCTGTTTGAAGATGAGCTTGCAGATAATGGGAGTGCATCACTTATTGTTAAAATG CGAGTCATGCAGTCGTGTTTCTTCGTTCTGTTGAGATTTTTTCTACGGGTGGATGATGTTCTTGTAAGAATCAACGACACAAGAATCTTTCATGAG GCTGGGGAGAGTTACATACTACGTGAATTCAGCACAAGGGAAAAAGGGATTCCAGAGCTGACGGTGGTACCATCTCTTTACTCCAATCCCACTGAGCTTGCGGAACATTTAGATATCACAGTACAACAATATGAAAGGATAGATTTCCCGGTCAACAATGCACAAACATGA